A window of Ptychodera flava strain L36383 unplaced genomic scaffold, AS_Pfla_20210202 Scaffold_47__1_contigs__length_1083325_pilon, whole genome shotgun sequence contains these coding sequences:
- the LOC139128275 gene encoding piggyBac transposable element-derived protein 4-like, protein MQQEIERRQEYYKTSIAGGTVNRPFTDLQTGNFDLLPEFIGPEPGLINPLPDDASEVEWFLQIFDEDLIRFITRCTNRYARQRRRANARERQRLAWTPTTVVEMRAFIGVMVLFGICWQPEIQLYWSDHVCFGHNFVKRTFSRDRFKLLMRYLYYSTQPYCARNTAMYTAQKISEKQDRMLKVRNVIERVNANSRIHWSPMCKLVIDEGVIPYRAAQRMFSTIKQNRTNIE, encoded by the coding sequence ATGCAACAAGAAATAGAGCGTAGACAGGAATACTACAAAACGAGTATTGCCGGTGGTACAGTGAACAGACCATTCACAGACCTACAAACTGGTAATTTCGATCTTTTACCAGAGTTCATTGGTCCAGAGCCGGGGCTTATCAACCCGCTGCCAGACGATGCTTCAGAAGTCGaatggtttttgcaaatattcgacgAGGATCTGATAAGATTCATTACCCGATGCACTAATCGTTACGCTAGACAGAGGAGAAGGGCAAATGCCAGGGAACGGCAAAGATTGGCCTGGACACCGACGACAGTTGTCGAAATGAGAGCATTCATTGGAGTGATGGTGCTATTCGGAATTTGCTGGCAGCCTGAAATCCAGCTGTATTGGTCGGACCATGTTTGCTTCGGTCATAATTTCGTCAAGAGAACTTTTTCCCGTGATCGCTTCAAGCTACTGATGCGATATTTATACTACAGCACACAGCCGTACTGTGCTCGTAACACAGCCATGTATACAGCCCAAAAAATAAGTGAGAAACAGGATAGGATGTTGAAAGTACGAAATGTCATTGAAAGAGTGAATGCAAACAGCCGAATTCACTGGAGCCCGATGTGCAAACTGGTAATCGACGAAGGAGTCATCCCTTACCGGGCCGCACAAAGAATGTTCTCTACAATCAAGCAAAACCGCACAAATATTGAATGA